From the Spirochaetota bacterium genome, the window GAGTTCTCTAACTACTTTACCTGGAACACCAGTTACTAATGAACGAGGCGGCACCTCCATTCCCATAAGCACTACTGAACCTGCGGCTATAATTGATTCCTCTCCTATTTTAACACCCTGTAATAATACTGTTCCAGCTCCTATGAAGGCGCTTCTTCCAATTATCCCTCCATGAACAATGCTACCATAACCGATAATACTTTCACCCTCAAATCTTATCTCCTCGTTTGCGGCATGAATAACAGCATTTTCCTGAATACAGCATTTAGGGCCAATGATTATGCTCCCCATATCCGCCCTTAGCACTGCCCCAAAGAGCACAATGCACTCCTCGGCTAAGGTTAAGTTGCCTACCAGAGTGGAATTTGGAGCGATGTAACAACTATCATGAACCTGTGGAGAATTACCCTGAAATTCAAACATCATATCTATCACCATTTCTCGTCCGTATTTATAGCATTGTTAATGCGTATTGA encodes:
- a CDS encoding gamma carbonic anhydrase family protein; this encodes MMFEFQGNSPQVHDSCYIAPNSTLVGNLTLAEECIVLFGAVLRADMGSIIIGPKCCIQENAVIHAANEEIRFEGESIIGYGSIVHGGIIGRSAFIGAGTVLLQGVKIGEESIIAAGSVVLMGMEVPPRSLVTGVPGKVVRELSDSDIQMLNKIPVQGYQMLRNEYKKDGILREI